DNA sequence from the Ignavibacteriota bacterium genome:
GACACAATACTCGTTTCGTTTCGACAGGCGCGGTTGTTACTTTCGCGGCATGCGCACTACAGCGCGGCCCGTGTTGCGGAAAGATCGGAGACGAACGATGGCGCACCTGAGACTGTTCCTTTGTGCCTTGAGTGTTGTTATCGCAGGACTGACACCAGCGAAGGCGGAGGGGGGAAAACATCCGGACGAGCCGGGCAGCGCGAACATGCAGGGGTTTGTGCTGAACGCCGGTCAGTGGGATCCACGTATCTCCGCCGCGGGATTGGGCGCTGCTCGCGGCGCGATCTTCACTCGGGACGGTGTGACACTGTTGACGCAGGCCGATGGCAGTGGCGGGGCGCTGCGGTATCCGGGCGAGCTGCGCCGCGCGACGGGTGAGCCGCAGATCACGCGCGCCGAGGAGCTGCGTTTTGTGGATGCATCCGCCGGCGTCCGTATCGTCGGCGAAGAGGCGAGCGGCGCGACGGCACACTTCTATCTCGGCGATACCCGCGAAAGGTGGCGGGAAGGCCTGACACAGTACCGACGACTTCGATACGAGGGACTCTGGTCCGGCATCGACGCGGTATTCGAAAGCTGCGACGGGCCCATGACCCTGCGTTTTGAACTTCGTCCTGGCGCGAATCTGGCGGATGTCGCCCTGCACTGTGACGGTGCAGGGGCGAGGGACGTGATGCGCGCAGTGTATGCCTGGCAGGACGGAGGCGCGGGACGCGTGGCCGTCGCGGCCCGCCTGCTCCGCAAGGCCGACGGGAGCTATGGCATCGATGTTCGCGGCGCCGATCCGGCTCTTCCGCTGACACTCTCGCTCGATTTTGTGACATGGTTTGGCGGCACGCAGAACGAAGCGGGCTACGCCGTGGCGCTCGACAGCGACGAAAGTGTGGTACTCGCGGGCATCACGACCTCGGCCGATTATCCGCTGCTGCGCGCGGGGCAAAGCACACTTTCAGGATATTCGGATTTTTATATCTCGAAATTTGCCTCCGACGGACGCACGCTGCTTTCGAGCACGTATTTCGGGGGCTCCATGACCGAGCGCTTCCCGTATATCGCGATCGGCGCCGGGAAGTCCATCGTTATGGCGGCCTTTTCCACATCGCCCAACTACCCCCTCACGGCCAACGCGGCCGTGAAGGTCAAGACGGGGCAGTGTATCGCGCGTTTCGATTCGACCGGGAGGTTGCTGTACAGCTCGTGGTTGTGGTCCGACAGCCTTTCCGAGTACTGCGGGCTTGCGACCGACCGCTGCGGCAACGTGTACCTCACGGCCGACATCGAGGTGAACACGACGTTGGTGACACCCGACGCGCTGTTTCCGCGCAACGCGGGCGATGAGGACGGCATCATCATCAAAGCCCCGCCCACCTGCGACACGATTCTGTACGCGACGCTGCTGGGCGGACCGGCGCACGAGGAAATGAGCGCCATCGCCGTCGACGACGAAGGCAACATCATCATCACGGGATTTACGAATGGCGCGAAGTATCCCGTCAAGAACGCCGTACAGCCGGACTACGGCGGCGGCGTGAGCGACGTGATACTGACGAAGATCCGTCACGACGGGAAGGCGCTGATATTCTCGACCTATCTGGGCGGCAGCGGCGAGGATTATGTCGCACAGAACTTTCTCGGCCGCTGTCTGACGGTGGACGAATCCGGGAACATCTACGTCGCGGGTGTGACAGAATCCGCGAACTTCCCCGTCCTCCGCGCCCGGCAGGCCGCGCGTGTCGGCGCCGACGATATGTTCATCGCAAAATTCTCGCCCGCGGGCGATCTGCTGTATAGCACATATTTCGGGGGCGAAGGAACCGAGAAAGTACTGGGCATCGCGGTCGACCGCTGCGGCAATCTCGCCGTCACGGGACAGACGCTCTCGTCGCAGTTTCCGTTGGTCGGAAGTATGTCGCAGACCGGACGCGGCTTCACCACGCTGTTCAGCGCCGACGGCGATTCCATCCTGTTCTCGTCTCGCTGGGGTGACGCCGACATCCAGTGCGTGGCGCGCACCGATTCGCTGCTCTACTTCACGGGCAGCGCCGCCTCGGGTGATGTCGTGCCGATTTTCAACGCCGTGCAACCGACACGCCGCGGCATCTCCGACACGTATTTCGGCCGTATGTGTATGCCCGCGTGTGTGCCCAATACCCTCGATCTCATGCAGGTTGCGGTACGTTTTGTCCATATCGACACCATCCTCGTCGACAGTCTGCGGCGCAAGCCCGCGCCCGAATCATTCCCCGTCACCTGCGTGTTCCGCAACACAACGACCGACCGTGTCATCATTGCGGGCGGCACGCTGCTGCTGCCGCCGGGATGGGCCTTCGTCGCTCCCGCGACAGGGGTACTGCAAAACACCATGATCGGACCGGGCGACAGCATCCGCGCCACCTGGACAGTGCGTATTGCGGCCGTGTCGACGCAGGAGGCCGACGGTGTGCTGACCTTCGATCTGCACGCGCGCAAATACTACGGCAGCGCCTGTGCGCCCGAACGCGGCGCGTTTGTGTCGTCGATCATCACGCTGCGCAATATCGACGAGCCCTACCCGCCCCTCGTGTGCGGCATCGCGGCGCTCGACACACTGCGCGCCGATGAGGCGACGGAGGGCTATCTGCCCGATACCGTGACGGTCGAGTACACCGTGCGGAATCCGACGCCGAATTCCATCGTGGTTCTCCGCGCCGAACTGCTGCTGCCCGCGGGTATGGGACTCTCGACCATCCCGGCGGCCGACGAACAGCGTCCCGGCTTCACACTCGGGCCGGGTGCGGTGATGCGTCTGCGCTGGAACGTGCGCGCGGAAACGCGGCTCCGGCCGCGTATTGCCGGACTGCGCGCGCGCGTGGTCATCGCGTACGACATCTACGAGGTGCCGCTCGCCGATTGTGAACAGCCCCTGTTCATCGAGGGCTATCCATTTTCGGCCTGCACGATGACAGGACCGGCGGTGATACGTATCAATCCCGCGAACGGGACCACTCTGCCCGCACCCATCGTGTACAGTTTCCGAGTACGCAATCCGCGTGACTCGGCGCAGGTGTATGCGCGGGTAGATCTCGACCTGACCGCCGCCCCGCATCTGCAGTGTGTGACGGGCGACAGCACACGGCGCGGACCACTCGCGGTGCAGGCGCGCGGTGAGTCCGAAGTGCGGTGGACGTTGCGTATAAAAGGTCCGATTGCCGCCGCGGCCTACGACACCATCCGTTGCACCGCCATCGACGATCTCGGAGTGCGAAGCACATCGTGTCTGTATGTGACACGTATCGATCCGGTCTTCCGGCAGGTGACCTGCTCCGTCGAGGCCGATCGTATCGTGGTCGACAGCTCGGGGACTCGCACACAACCGAATCCATTCACGGTGCGCGGCATTATGCAGAACACGGGCAATCAGGAGTTGAATCACCTGCGTGTTGTACTGCTGCCCGCCGAACTTATGACCGTGCGGCTGCTTTCGGACGCCGACGTCAGTCTTCCGCGAATGGCGGCTGGAGAGATCGACACCGTTGTATGGCAGGTGATGGCACTGGCGCTGCCCGCCGGTCGCAGTCCGCTCTTCACCATCCGCGTGATCGATTCACTCGGCGCGCAGCTCGCGCAGTGCGAGACGGCCGTCACTATTCCCGGTATCTCGAATCCGACGTACTGCGCGGTCGATTCGCCCGACACGCTGCGCTACGACGCGGCGCGCGACGCATGGACGCCCGATCCCTTCACCGTGCGCTGGCTCTTCGAAAATCGCAGCGACGCCACGCTGCGTAATGTGGAACTGCGCATCGATCTCACGCGCGCGCCGCATCTCGACCTCGCGAACGGGGAATCGGCTGTGCGGACCATCGCCACCGTTGCGCCGCGCGCCCGCGATACCGTGCTGTGGCGCCTTCGGGTTGCGCATCCTCTCGAGGAACTCATGATCGACGAGATCATCGTGCGGTATCGCAGCGCCACCGACACGACCTGGCGTTTTTGTTCACGCGTGGTGGTGGCCGAAGGGCGGCATCGCATTCTGGTGCTCTGCAACGTGGCCGGGCATGACACGGTGTGGAGCGATCCCGCGTATCCCGATCCCGTCCCCACGCCCCTGCAGTTGCAGTACACGATACAAAACAACGGCAACCTGCCGCTCACCGGCTGCAGTGTCGCGATTCTGCCGCCGCCGGGATACCGGGTCATGCCCGGCACCGATTCCGTCAAGGTGTTCCCGACAGTGATGCCCGGCCTGCGTGTTGCGCGCGAATGGTTTCTCGAACTGGTCCGTGTGCCCGCCGTCGCGCAACGTGACACGGTACGCTGGGTGTGGAGTTGTCCCGCGGTGCGCCTCGACACCGCGTGCCCCTTCATCGTGCAGTACCTGCCTGCGCCGCCGCAGGGCATCGTGATCTCGCCGTGGATCCTGCACTTCATCGCCGAACAGAACAAGGCGCTGCCCGCGGCGCAATCCGTGCGACTCTGGACGGGCGGGGCCGCGCCGACGGTCTGGCAGAGCCGTCCGGGCGCCGCCTGGCTCGACGCCGTGCCGGCCTCCTCGAGCGGACCCGGCGCGATCGACGTGCGGCCCAATACCACGGCGCTTGCGCTGGGTATCCATGCCTCCGACGTGGCCATCACCGCCGCGCCGCCCGCGACGGGAAGGACGGTGCTCGTGGACTACGAACTCGTGACACAACTCGGTACCGGCGATGATATCGGACCCGTGACTCCTATTCTCGACATGCCTTTCCCGAACCCCGCCGCGAAGCGCTTCACACTTACGCTCCATGCCGCGCGGGCCGGACGTGTCACGCTGCTTCTGCTCGACGCGCTGGGCCGTGTGCGCGGCACGATTTTCGACGACGCGTGTGATCCGGGGTCGCGGCGTTTTGATGTCGACGCGGGCGGACTCGCGCCGGGCGTCTATTTCATACAGCTCCGCGCCGAACGCGCGGCGGCCCTGCGCGCCATCATCGTGCGCTGATCGAAAGGAGTATGGTGATGCGCTGTTCCGTGTTTATTGCAACAAGTCTCGATGGGTACATCGCCCGCGAGGACGGTACCATCGACTGGCTGCTCGAGGCCAATGGCACGGTGCCCGCGGGCGAGGACTGCGGATTTGCAGAATTCATGTCCGGCATCGACGTGCTGGTCATGGGCCGCAATACTTTCGAACAGGTGATGACGTTCGATACCTGGCCCTACGGGGAGACGCGCCTCGTGGTGCTGAGCAGTTCGCTCCACCGGGTGCCGGACGGGTGTCCGGACACCGTCTCGGTCGCGAATGCAACACCCCGCGGGTTGATCCGGGATCTCGCGGACGCCGGCTGCACACACGCGTACATCGACGGCGGCGACACCATCCGTCGTTTCCTTGCCGACGGACTCATCGACCACATCACCATCACGGTCATACCCGTTCTGCTCGGCGGCGGCAAGCCCCTCTTCGGCGCAGCAGAGAAGGACGTATGGTTAGAACTGGAGTCGAGCAGGTCCTACGATTTCGGCTTTGTGCAGAACCGGTACAGGGTGCGGCGCGGTTGAGCGCGCCTCTCGTAGTCTCCTACCAGGGCCGGGGTGTTGATACTCCGGCCCTCATCAATTCCGCGCCAATACAACACAGGGCCGTAACAATCGCATTCTAATTTGCAGCGTCACAAGAAGAGCAAGGAATGCGAATCGTTTATTTTAACGCGAGTTTAAAAAGGGGACAGGACGGTGTCACGCGCTGCGTGTTTCGTACCATCGACGCAGCGCGGCAGCGTGGCCATGTGGTCACCGCCGTAACATCCGCCATGGCGGACATGCGCGAGGATGTTGCACATGTTCGTGTCCCGTCGGTGGCGCTGCCGCTGCAGCCGAATTACCGCATTGCGATCCCGGCGCTGCGGGCGTTCGACAGGCATCTCGACGAATTCCAGCCCGACATCATACACGTCAACAGTCCGTGTACGCTCGGGTGGTCCGCTATACAGTATGCGCGGCGCGCGGGCATCCCCGTGGTCGCGACGTATCACACACACTTCCCCACGTATCCGAAGTACTACGGGATGCAATCCATGGAGAAGGTGGTGTGGAGCCTGACCCGCCGCTTCTACAACAGTGTCGACCGGACCTTCGTGCCGACGGAACCTATCCTCGATGAACTGGCGCACAACGGAGTGGAACGGCTCCAGTATCTGCCGAACGGTTTCGATAGCACACTTTTCTCGTCAGCGTACAGATCCGAGACCTGGCGCGGGAGGTACGGTGCAGGAAAGCACCCGGTTGTGTTGTTTGTCAGCAGACTCGTGTGGGAGAAGGATCTGCGTGTTCTCGCCGCGGCCGAAGCGCGGCTGCGCGACGCCGGATCGCAGCATGAAATGGTCGTGGTGGGCGACGGTCATGCGCGCGCGGAATTCGAGACGATGATGCCCCGTGCGCACTTCCTCGGCTATCAGGAAGGACGCGCCCTCGCCGAGTGTTACGCGTCGTCCGACATCTTCGTGTTTCCCTCAACCACGGAAACGTTCGGACTTGTGACGCTCGAAGCAATGGCCTCTGGACTCGCCCCGGTGGCCGCGCGCAGCGGAGGAGCCGCCGAGTTGATCCGTCACGGAGCGTCCGGGCTGCTGTGCCGACCGGGAGATGCGGCGGATCTCGCCTATTCGCTCGCCCGGCTGATCGCGGATGTCGACCTGCGCGCAGGGCTCGCGCGAGGTGCTATCGAACGGGCGCAATTGTACGAGTGGAACACGGTACTCGATCAGCTCTTTCGATCTTATGACGAACTGGTGCTTCCCGCCGGCGTCGAGGTGTGCTCCTATGCCGCGTGAAGCGGCGGCGCGCCGGAATCGGGCATTGCCCGTTCTGCCGCGGCCCGACGATTCACATCGCTCCGCGTTCTGTGCGCCGCCCGTGGCCTGCGAAACGTCTTCAACACGGCCGTATCGGCTGGTGCATCTTTCCGATCCGCATATCAGCCGCCGGTATTATCGGGAGCATATCAAGTCGCTGAAAATACTGCTGCGTTCCATTCTCGAGGCCGGATGTGATCACCTGATCGTGACGGGCGATATCGTCAGCACGGCAGATCCCGACGACTTTACGCTTGCGCGCGAGATCTTCTCCACCTTCGGCCTCCTCCGGTCGGACCGGCTCACACTCGTGCCGGGCAACCACGACATGTTCGGGGGACCCCACAGGGCTGTCGAAGTTCTCGAGTATCCCAGCCGCATCCGCAGAGTCGATCATGCCTCGATGCGGCGCTTGTTTGTGGATACCTTTGCCGAGACCTTCGACGATGCGCTCCTGCTGCTCGGGGATTCGCCCTTTCCCTTCGTCAAACACGCGGGTCCGTACGACATCATCGGCATCGATTCCACCATGCCGTGGTCGCTGCTGCGGAATCCTTTCGGCAGCAACGGGCGCGTCGACGATCCGCAAATGGAAGCGCTCCTTGCACTTTCTCCACTTCTTGATCCTCGGCGTATCCCTGTCGTGGCCATGCATCATCACCTCGCGAAGGCAGGTGATACACTGTCGGATCATGTGGTGTGGAATGTGATCGAGGATTGGACTATGCGCCTCTGGGGACGGAAAAAACTCGCGCGGCGTTTTGCCTCGCTGGGTGTGCGGGTCATATTGCATGGACATGTGCACTGCAACACCGTGCACACGCTTCGCGGGATGTCCGTCGCCAATGGCGCGGGCGCGGTGTGCGACGATCCGCATCCCTTTCTCAAATACAACGTGGTGTGTATGAAGGAGGGCGGCATCTCGCTCGAGACCACCACGCTGCCCATTCCGTATCAGACACAATCCCTGCCGTCACTCCGGCCGCGGAATCACCGGCTGCCCTCCCGGCCGCAACTGGCGGCCACCTGATGCGCAATCCATCGCTGCTTGCACGCGTCATCGATCTCGAACAGCGCGCCGCGATGGCACGCCGAGGCAAGCCGCGCATTGCGGTCTTCGACCTCGACGACACGCTCCTGATCAACGATATCGGCGAAGCGGTCCTGCGCATTCTCATCGCGCGCGACGAACTGCCCGATGAATACTGGG
Encoded proteins:
- a CDS encoding SBBP repeat-containing protein, whose product is MAHLRLFLCALSVVIAGLTPAKAEGGKHPDEPGSANMQGFVLNAGQWDPRISAAGLGAARGAIFTRDGVTLLTQADGSGGALRYPGELRRATGEPQITRAEELRFVDASAGVRIVGEEASGATAHFYLGDTRERWREGLTQYRRLRYEGLWSGIDAVFESCDGPMTLRFELRPGANLADVALHCDGAGARDVMRAVYAWQDGGAGRVAVAARLLRKADGSYGIDVRGADPALPLTLSLDFVTWFGGTQNEAGYAVALDSDESVVLAGITTSADYPLLRAGQSTLSGYSDFYISKFASDGRTLLSSTYFGGSMTERFPYIAIGAGKSIVMAAFSTSPNYPLTANAAVKVKTGQCIARFDSTGRLLYSSWLWSDSLSEYCGLATDRCGNVYLTADIEVNTTLVTPDALFPRNAGDEDGIIIKAPPTCDTILYATLLGGPAHEEMSAIAVDDEGNIIITGFTNGAKYPVKNAVQPDYGGGVSDVILTKIRHDGKALIFSTYLGGSGEDYVAQNFLGRCLTVDESGNIYVAGVTESANFPVLRARQAARVGADDMFIAKFSPAGDLLYSTYFGGEGTEKVLGIAVDRCGNLAVTGQTLSSQFPLVGSMSQTGRGFTTLFSADGDSILFSSRWGDADIQCVARTDSLLYFTGSAASGDVVPIFNAVQPTRRGISDTYFGRMCMPACVPNTLDLMQVAVRFVHIDTILVDSLRRKPAPESFPVTCVFRNTTTDRVIIAGGTLLLPPGWAFVAPATGVLQNTMIGPGDSIRATWTVRIAAVSTQEADGVLTFDLHARKYYGSACAPERGAFVSSIITLRNIDEPYPPLVCGIAALDTLRADEATEGYLPDTVTVEYTVRNPTPNSIVVLRAELLLPAGMGLSTIPAADEQRPGFTLGPGAVMRLRWNVRAETRLRPRIAGLRARVVIAYDIYEVPLADCEQPLFIEGYPFSACTMTGPAVIRINPANGTTLPAPIVYSFRVRNPRDSAQVYARVDLDLTAAPHLQCVTGDSTRRGPLAVQARGESEVRWTLRIKGPIAAAAYDTIRCTAIDDLGVRSTSCLYVTRIDPVFRQVTCSVEADRIVVDSSGTRTQPNPFTVRGIMQNTGNQELNHLRVVLLPAELMTVRLLSDADVSLPRMAAGEIDTVVWQVMALALPAGRSPLFTIRVIDSLGAQLAQCETAVTIPGISNPTYCAVDSPDTLRYDAARDAWTPDPFTVRWLFENRSDATLRNVELRIDLTRAPHLDLANGESAVRTIATVAPRARDTVLWRLRVAHPLEELMIDEIIVRYRSATDTTWRFCSRVVVAEGRHRILVLCNVAGHDTVWSDPAYPDPVPTPLQLQYTIQNNGNLPLTGCSVAILPPPGYRVMPGTDSVKVFPTVMPGLRVAREWFLELVRVPAVAQRDTVRWVWSCPAVRLDTACPFIVQYLPAPPQGIVISPWILHFIAEQNKALPAAQSVRLWTGGAAPTVWQSRPGAAWLDAVPASSSGPGAIDVRPNTTALALGIHASDVAITAAPPATGRTVLVDYELVTQLGTGDDIGPVTPILDMPFPNPAAKRFTLTLHAARAGRVTLLLLDALGRVRGTIFDDACDPGSRRFDVDAGGLAPGVYFIQLRAERAAALRAIIVR
- a CDS encoding dihydrofolate reductase; this translates as MVMRCSVFIATSLDGYIAREDGTIDWLLEANGTVPAGEDCGFAEFMSGIDVLVMGRNTFEQVMTFDTWPYGETRLVVLSSSLHRVPDGCPDTVSVANATPRGLIRDLADAGCTHAYIDGGDTIRRFLADGLIDHITITVIPVLLGGGKPLFGAAEKDVWLELESSRSYDFGFVQNRYRVRRG
- a CDS encoding glycosyltransferase family 1 protein; protein product: MRIVYFNASLKRGQDGVTRCVFRTIDAARQRGHVVTAVTSAMADMREDVAHVRVPSVALPLQPNYRIAIPALRAFDRHLDEFQPDIIHVNSPCTLGWSAIQYARRAGIPVVATYHTHFPTYPKYYGMQSMEKVVWSLTRRFYNSVDRTFVPTEPILDELAHNGVERLQYLPNGFDSTLFSSAYRSETWRGRYGAGKHPVVLFVSRLVWEKDLRVLAAAEARLRDAGSQHEMVVVGDGHARAEFETMMPRAHFLGYQEGRALAECYASSDIFVFPSTTETFGLVTLEAMASGLAPVAARSGGAAELIRHGASGLLCRPGDAADLAYSLARLIADVDLRAGLARGAIERAQLYEWNTVLDQLFRSYDELVLPAGVEVCSYAA
- a CDS encoding metallophosphoesterase, encoding MPREAAARRNRALPVLPRPDDSHRSAFCAPPVACETSSTRPYRLVHLSDPHISRRYYREHIKSLKILLRSILEAGCDHLIVTGDIVSTADPDDFTLAREIFSTFGLLRSDRLTLVPGNHDMFGGPHRAVEVLEYPSRIRRVDHASMRRLFVDTFAETFDDALLLLGDSPFPFVKHAGPYDIIGIDSTMPWSLLRNPFGSNGRVDDPQMEALLALSPLLDPRRIPVVAMHHHLAKAGDTLSDHVVWNVIEDWTMRLWGRKKLARRFASLGVRVILHGHVHCNTVHTLRGMSVANGAGAVCDDPHPFLKYNVVCMKEGGISLETTTLPIPYQTQSLPSLRPRNHRLPSRPQLAAT